A DNA window from Drosophila pseudoobscura strain MV-25-SWS-2005 chromosome 2, UCI_Dpse_MV25, whole genome shotgun sequence contains the following coding sequences:
- the LOC4803315 gene encoding tetratricopeptide repeat protein 12: MDPEQAFLTQRNLVADTMKYLDDMANANKQAERGKDTKDQEVDISDGVTDDNYLVSGRAQRPQRSQQRSTKKIHKTLNLNQMSFMRQIDVTREERLAAREERHLVAENFRRMGNDEYRKCNFDKAIYFYTKGLQYVTDTPVLYCNRALAKIKKREFKAALLDLDTVVFKLDPRHMRGWLYRAGALARLNNELESQVAIRNAFIFNRDPKDQRYIQMFVEKMRSEF, from the exons ATGGATCCCGAGCAAGCATTCCTCACTCAAAGGAACCTGGTGGCGGATACCATGAAGTATCTAGACGACATGGCCAATGCCAATAAACAGGCAGA ACGCGGTAAAGATACCAAGGACCAGGAGGTGGACATTTCCGATGGAGTGACCGACGACAACTATTTGGTGTCGGGCCGCGCCCAGCGCCCCCAAAGATCCCAACAGCGTTCCACTAAAAAGATACACAAGACCTTGAATCTCAATCAGATGTCCTTTATGCGGCAGATTGATGTGACGCGCGAGGAGCGGCTGGCGGCGCGTGAGGAACGACATTTGGTGGCTGAGAATTTTCGCAG AATGGGCAACGACGAGTACCGCAAGTGCAACTTCGACAAGGCCATATATTTTTACACCAAGGGTCTGCAGTATGTGACCGATACCCCAGTGCTCTATTGCAATCGTGCCCTGGCCAAGATCAA AAAAAGGGAATTCAAGGCTGCCCTCCTCGATCTGGATACGGTGGTCTTTAAGCTGGATCCTCGCCATATGAGGGGCTGGCTCTACAGGGCTGGCGCCCTGGCGCGCCTCAACAACGAACTCGAGTCCCAGGTGGCCATCCGCAATGCGTTTATCTTCAACAGGGATCCCAAGGATCAGCGCTACATTCAAATGTTTGTGGAAAAAATGCGCTCCGAGTTTTAG
- the LOC6898007 gene encoding sentrin-specific protease 1-like, with protein MDREEDIEEQDRSPPKISRYTEAQPEEISVPINHSSLSLRVESTEQCSLSFLPFYSSELGTKNGNIQKAEKCKKRILAIKKRIAVLEKQIKLNKNDAEKSMLFPLTEAQQIQIDSICSHTDEESIVIDKFKNPIQVKDLKILKSQNDWLNDKIINFYVDLISERSTRTSNPLPTVYTFSTFFVERFLTDGYKGVRRYTKKIDIFSYDMILIPENIKNIHWCMTIINLKEKTIRYYDSLGGGHDLLLHALTTYLAEESMDKRHVAYDIKEFSLETVKDMPRQENTHDCGVFACMAAEYVTRCQPLNFTQKDIPNLRSKMILEISSGRLL; from the exons ATGGATCGCGAAGAAGACATTGAAGAACAGGACAGGAGTCCCCCGAAGATATCCAGGTACACCGAAGCCCAGCCTGAAGAGATCTCTGTTCCAATAAACCATTCATCTCTATCGCTGCGGGTCGAGTCGACTGAACAGTGCTCACTCTCATTTTTACCATTTTACTCATCTGAACTGGGAACTAAAAATGGGAATATCCAGAAGGCTGAAAA ATGTAAAAAGAGGATTCTGGCTATAAAGAAAAGAATCGCCGTTCTAGaaaagcaaattaaattaaacaaaaa TGATGCAGAAAAATCAATGCTTTTTCCGTTAACTGAGGCACAGCAGATCCAAATAGATTCTATATGCAGTCATACGGATGAAGAGAGT ATTGTGATCGACAAATTTAAAAACCCCATCCAAGTGAAGGATCTTAAGATACTCAAGTCTCAAAATGATTGGCTCAACGATAAGATTATCAACTTTTATGTGGATCTAATCAGCGAACGCTCAACCCGCACATCCAACCCTTTACCGACTGTCTACACATTTAGTACGTTCTTCGTCGAACGCTTTTTGACGGATGGCTACAAAGGAGTTCGACGATATACGAAGAAAATAGATATATTTAGCTATGATATGATCTTGATACccgaaaatattaaaaacatCCATTGGTGCATGACGATTATCAATTTAAAGGAGAAAACCATCCGCTACTACGACTCTTTGGGCGGCGGCCACGATTTGCTGCTACATGCCCTCACGACTTACCTCGCAGAAGAGTCGATGGACAAGCGCCACGTGGCATACGACATAAAGGAGTTTTCGCTGGAAACTGTTAAGGATATGCCACGGCAGGAGAACACTCACGACTGCGGGGTCTTTGCCTGCATGGCGGCGGAATATGTGACACGCTGCCAGCCTCTGAACTTCACGCAAAAGGACATCCCGAATCTGCGCTCCAAAATGATTCTGGAAATCTCCAGTGGCAGACTTTTGTAA